In a single window of the Proteiniborus ethanoligenes genome:
- the xerD gene encoding site-specific tyrosine recombinase XerD has protein sequence MDLYIMKFNSYLERERELSNNTIESYIRDLKQFDKYSKENGLSSITDANKTLILTYLIYLQKTGKSVSTVSRNIASLRSFYQFVLNEGIIKKDPTINLQSPKQEKKLPSILTSDEVEILLEQPDIKCTKGVRDKAMLELLYASGIRASELISLDLDDVNLSMDYILSSKDTSNERVIPIGKMAVDILTLYIKEHRGKLVKDNEEKSLFVNYHGKRLTRQGFWKIVRGYTKQAKINKNITPHTLRHSFAAHLLQNGADLKSVQEMLGHADISTTQIYTLITKNKIKEVYKKAHPRA, from the coding sequence ATGGACTTATACATAATGAAGTTTAATAGCTATCTTGAGAGAGAAAGAGAACTATCAAATAATACGATTGAATCTTATATTAGGGATTTAAAGCAGTTTGACAAGTACTCAAAGGAAAATGGATTATCGAGTATTACAGATGCAAACAAAACTTTAATACTTACATACCTTATATATTTACAAAAAACAGGTAAGTCTGTTTCTACTGTATCTCGAAATATTGCATCTTTAAGGTCTTTCTATCAGTTTGTTTTAAACGAAGGCATAATAAAAAAAGATCCTACTATAAACCTTCAATCTCCTAAACAAGAAAAGAAGCTACCAAGTATATTAACATCTGATGAAGTTGAAATATTACTTGAACAACCTGATATTAAATGTACAAAGGGAGTTAGGGATAAGGCCATGCTTGAACTATTATATGCTTCAGGAATTAGAGCCTCAGAGTTAATATCATTAGACCTAGATGATGTAAATTTGAGCATGGATTACATATTAAGTTCCAAAGATACATCAAATGAAAGGGTTATTCCTATCGGTAAAATGGCTGTAGATATTTTGACTTTATATATTAAGGAGCATAGAGGTAAGCTTGTAAAAGATAATGAAGAAAAATCTTTATTTGTGAATTATCATGGTAAAAGACTTACAAGACAAGGATTTTGGAAAATTGTGAGGGGATATACAAAGCAAGCAAAAATAAACAAAAATATTACACCACATACATTAAGGCACTCATTTGCTGCACATCTACTACAAAATGGAGCAGATTTAAAATCTGTACAGGAGATGTTAGGACATGCTGATATATCTACTACACAAATTTACACCCTAATTACTAAGAATAAGATTAAGGAAGTATATAAAAAAGCACATCCTAGAGCATAG
- a CDS encoding DUF3866 family protein: MSKAVNYNNITGSANIGDKVVLNTTALELKLGTGGYHFVIYNSSNIIKNMPNDPGHIMKLRYTPFQLKVLSAEEQESPYHEAFKSFKSLESSLYIVGTLHSMLAPIIASLKYIEPNLKITYIMTDAGALPLSFSQTVKKLKELKLLDTTITVGHAFGGDIECVNIYTGIIAAKLVAKSDITIITMGPGIVGTGTQYGFSGIEQASIIDAVNKLGGISIAIPRISFSDTRDRHKGISHHTLTILENIACTRTNVVFPILKKEYEKLISLQLEKSNINKKHNIIYENGSEVLNALNYFSLNVKTMGRSYHDDEAFFLTMGAVAKAGIKFLENDQ; this comes from the coding sequence ATTTCTAAAGCTGTTAACTATAATAATATTACAGGCTCTGCTAATATTGGAGATAAAGTAGTATTAAATACTACAGCCTTAGAACTAAAACTTGGCACTGGGGGATATCACTTTGTAATATATAATAGCAGCAATATAATAAAAAATATGCCAAATGATCCAGGCCATATTATGAAGCTTAGGTACACGCCTTTCCAATTAAAGGTTTTATCTGCTGAAGAACAAGAGAGCCCATATCATGAGGCGTTTAAAAGCTTTAAAAGTTTAGAAAGCTCACTATATATAGTTGGAACATTACATAGCATGCTAGCTCCTATAATAGCGTCTTTAAAGTATATTGAACCTAATTTAAAAATTACTTACATAATGACAGATGCCGGCGCATTACCTTTATCTTTCAGCCAAACTGTAAAAAAATTAAAGGAGCTAAAATTATTAGATACTACCATTACTGTAGGCCATGCCTTTGGCGGGGATATTGAATGTGTCAATATATATACGGGCATAATAGCGGCAAAATTAGTAGCTAAAAGCGATATTACAATAATTACTATGGGACCAGGAATTGTGGGAACTGGCACGCAATATGGTTTTAGTGGGATAGAGCAAGCCAGCATAATAGATGCTGTAAATAAATTAGGAGGTATATCCATTGCTATACCTAGAATAAGCTTTAGCGATACAAGAGATAGGCATAAGGGAATAAGCCATCATACCCTTACAATTTTAGAAAATATAGCTTGCACTAGAACTAATGTAGTATTTCCTATCTTAAAAAAGGAATATGAAAAATTAATTAGTTTGCAGCTAGAAAAAAGCAATATTAACAAAAAACATAATATAATATATGAAAATGGCAGTGAAGTTTTAAATGCATTAAATTATTTCTCTCTTAATGTAAAAACAATGGGGAGAAGCTATCATGATGATGAAGCGTTTTTTTTAACTATGGGTGCAGTAGCTAAAGCAGGCATTAAGTTTTTAGAGAATGATCAATGA
- the spoIIM gene encoding stage II sporulation protein M, producing MKIKGIIYKDVKENFILYFLLVLALMIGISAGAITISVLSKDQSQSLISFLDSFFKVLNQEKIDSLILLKQSILNNIQTIILVWILGLTVIGAPIVFVIIALRGFIVGFTVGFLINELGFKGFVFSLLTILPQNIFVIPGMIALSVLSINFAIKIITSKRRIGKNSSFLSELTRYSIHASILSLFLFIGSLVEAYITPTFMQLLLGYVL from the coding sequence TTGAAAATAAAAGGTATAATCTACAAAGATGTAAAAGAAAACTTCATACTATATTTTTTATTGGTACTAGCCCTAATGATTGGTATTTCAGCAGGGGCTATAACAATAAGTGTTTTAAGCAAGGATCAAAGTCAAAGCCTTATCAGTTTTTTAGACTCTTTTTTCAAAGTGTTAAATCAAGAAAAAATAGATAGTTTAATTTTATTAAAGCAATCAATTTTAAATAATATTCAAACTATAATATTAGTTTGGATATTAGGGCTAACAGTAATAGGGGCGCCTATAGTTTTTGTTATTATAGCTTTAAGAGGATTTATTGTGGGATTCACAGTAGGTTTTTTAATAAATGAACTGGGCTTTAAAGGCTTTGTATTTTCTTTATTAACAATACTACCACAAAATATTTTTGTAATACCTGGAATGATAGCATTATCTGTATTGTCTATTAATTTTGCTATAAAGATTATTACTAGTAAACGGAGAATAGGTAAAAATTCAAGTTTTCTTTCTGAACTAACTAGGTATTCAATTCATGCTTCTATTCTTTCTTTATTTCTCTTTATAGGGAGCTTGGTTGAGGCTTATATAACTCCAACCTTTATGCAGCTATTACTAGGTTATGTTCTATAA
- a CDS encoding phosphopentomutase, translating to MNNVTLIVLDSVGIGELPDANKYGDEGSNTLGNIIKKTKGVKLNNLNNLGLGAIEGVEGLDSINNIIGSYGRLAESSAGKDTTTGHWEIGGIILKEPFPTFPDGFPEELILKYEMLIGTKTLGNKVASGTVIIDELGEEHMKTGYPIIYTSADSVFQIAAHEDIIPINRLYEICEIARGILKDKYAVGRVIARPFIGRPGAFSRTSNRKDFSLKPVDKTMLDFIKEAGMEVMAVGKIEDIYSGQGITRSIHTSDNMDGIDKTIEFMKEHKKGLIFTNLVDFDMKYGHRNDAEGYARALEEFDNRLPEIIENLSDDEVLMITADHGCDPTTASTDHSREYVPILIYGKMIKNGVNLGTRKTFADIGATIMNLLGLEGLNNGESFASLILKN from the coding sequence ATAAATAATGTAACTTTAATTGTACTAGATAGCGTTGGAATAGGTGAACTGCCAGATGCTAATAAATATGGTGATGAGGGAAGCAATACTTTAGGCAATATAATAAAAAAAACAAAGGGCGTAAAGCTAAATAATTTAAATAATCTTGGTCTTGGAGCCATAGAGGGTGTTGAAGGCTTAGATTCTATAAACAATATAATAGGTAGCTACGGAAGACTAGCCGAGAGTTCAGCAGGTAAAGATACCACTACAGGCCATTGGGAGATAGGAGGTATTATACTAAAAGAGCCTTTCCCTACATTTCCAGATGGATTCCCAGAAGAATTAATATTAAAATATGAAATGCTTATAGGAACTAAAACATTAGGAAATAAGGTGGCTTCAGGTACTGTTATTATAGATGAATTAGGTGAAGAGCATATGAAAACAGGTTATCCTATAATCTATACTTCAGCTGATAGCGTTTTTCAAATAGCTGCTCATGAAGATATAATACCAATAAATAGGCTATATGAAATATGTGAAATAGCTAGGGGAATTTTAAAAGATAAATATGCTGTAGGAAGAGTAATTGCTAGGCCTTTTATAGGAAGACCAGGTGCATTTAGTAGAACTTCGAATAGAAAAGATTTCTCATTAAAACCAGTTGATAAAACCATGCTTGATTTCATAAAGGAAGCTGGTATGGAAGTAATGGCTGTTGGGAAAATAGAAGATATCTACAGTGGACAAGGAATAACTAGGAGTATTCATACATCTGATAATATGGATGGAATAGATAAAACTATAGAGTTCATGAAGGAGCATAAAAAAGGACTAATATTTACTAATTTAGTGGATTTTGATATGAAATATGGCCATAGAAATGATGCGGAAGGATATGCTAGGGCACTAGAAGAGTTTGATAATAGACTTCCTGAAATAATAGAAAATTTGAGCGATGATGAAGTTTTAATGATTACTGCTGATCATGGATGTGACCCTACTACAGCAAGCACTGATCACTCAAGAGAGTATGTGCCTATTCTTATTTATGGTAAAATGATTAAAAATGGAGTTAATCTAGGGACAAGAAAAACCTTTGCAGATATTGGAGCTACAATTATGAATTTATTAGGCTTAGAAGGATTAAATAATGGGGAAAGTTTTGCAAGTTTAATATTAAAAAACTAG
- a CDS encoding NUDIX hydrolase: MIYEEKTMKSEKIYEGKILTVKVDTVELPDKKYSKREIVELSGAVAIVPITDNGDIIFVKQFRKATESVILEIPAGKLEINEEPLDCALRELKEETGYSAENMEYLFKYYTSPGFTNEVMHLFLATGIIYGEATPEDDEYIDVVRININEALEMIKNGEIKDGKTIIGILMAYEKLKFNEKE; encoded by the coding sequence ATGATTTATGAAGAAAAAACAATGAAAAGCGAAAAAATATATGAAGGTAAAATCCTAACTGTCAAGGTAGATACAGTAGAACTACCCGACAAGAAATATTCAAAAAGAGAAATCGTAGAGCTTTCTGGGGCGGTTGCAATAGTACCTATCACTGATAATGGAGATATTATTTTTGTAAAACAATTCCGTAAAGCTACAGAATCAGTAATCTTAGAAATACCTGCAGGGAAACTAGAGATTAATGAAGAGCCTTTAGATTGTGCACTCAGAGAACTCAAAGAAGAGACAGGCTATAGTGCAGAAAACATGGAGTATTTATTTAAATACTATACATCACCAGGTTTTACAAATGAAGTAATGCATTTGTTTCTTGCAACAGGAATTATATATGGGGAAGCAACTCCAGAAGACGATGAATACATAGATGTTGTAAGAATAAACATAAATGAAGCTTTAGAGATGATAAAAAATGGTGAAATAAAAGATGGTAAAACAATAATAGGTATTTTAATGGCATATGAGAAGCTGAAATTTAATGAAAAAGAATAA